The following are encoded together in the Mesoterricola sediminis genome:
- a CDS encoding nitrate- and nitrite sensing domain-containing protein, with product MGILDRFRTRGRLAAMVGVPIVFLVGFCVAGAWNGLQAYREAQAAQELGRVCLRVGDAVHELQKERGATAGFLASGGSAFGPEKTAAREKADEALRRLASAARESGLSAPAVAEKMRLAEARLADLAAWRRRADDRAVPVPEHLANYSGLIGALLGVVEEIPRGTRDLGLYTAAQTYLQLMRVKEDAGIERATLNSALTAGRFQEGLFQRFATLVGQQTAGLLTVRTLADPGQQAYLDTCLAGSFAAEVARYRALAFAGGALGGPGADPARWFSAATARIDALKAVEDRLGADLRTRVQAARAQAFQQLALAVGIMVLALGLSVVLAARFARDIVRPLAVCDAALQRLSAGDIPPRVEATFYGEFEEMRGNLNRCIDAVNALVRDAGMLSRAGVEGRLSARADVQGHQGDFRRIVQGVNDCLDAFLGPLDVAARYVDRISKGDVPPRITQDYPGDFAALRDSLNRCIDAVQALVEDAGTLSRAGVEGRLSVRADAQRHQGDFRRIVQGVNDCLDAVIGPLHVAAATVGRLSRGEIPPPITADYRGDFNDIKDNLNTCVASIALLVTEMERIIAAAREGRLQVRAEPGDLAGAYRGLLLGLNATLDAVVEPIQDVIRVVGALQGGDLTQRVEGAYLGDYRGLSEAMNQSIARLADTLQEIARASHTLAAASEELSTSAAVIAGNAEELLAQADRASAGVREASTGVKDLAGGVEAIREQADGVATGAEQVNSRLDSAGAAVEEMSVSLATVDGSVRRISEHMNAISDSTGTMTGAVDSVASAIREMEASLQAVAGNAASAAGIAAEATGAAETAAGQMARLGDHARQVGSVVDLIKGIADQTNLLALNATIEAASAGEAGRGFAVVAGEVKALAKQTAQATDEVGTRIAAIQESTDRAVQAIGDVVRVIERIAGISGSIASAVEEQHTSTAIIARNVGQAAGSAGQVARSVTDVAEGARAVSHNLREVTLGAQELSRNLQDAVLGVRGIAGRMRALAGGTASMATSGQGASAAVADVAGSVGVVRSSSQASARGVAEIRNASNDLARLAETLRASVSRFRLEGA from the coding sequence ATGGGCATCCTGGACCGTTTCCGCACCCGCGGGCGGCTCGCGGCCATGGTCGGCGTGCCCATCGTCTTCCTCGTCGGGTTCTGCGTGGCCGGCGCCTGGAACGGCCTCCAGGCCTACCGGGAGGCCCAGGCCGCCCAGGAACTGGGCCGGGTCTGCCTCCGGGTGGGCGACGCCGTCCACGAACTCCAGAAGGAGCGGGGCGCCACCGCCGGCTTCCTGGCCAGCGGCGGCAGCGCCTTCGGGCCGGAAAAGACCGCCGCCCGGGAGAAAGCGGACGAGGCCCTCCGCCGGCTGGCCTCCGCCGCCCGGGAATCCGGCCTCTCCGCCCCCGCCGTCGCCGAGAAGATGCGGCTCGCCGAGGCCCGCCTGGCGGACCTGGCGGCCTGGAGACGCCGGGCCGATGACCGTGCGGTGCCCGTGCCCGAGCACCTGGCCAACTACTCAGGCCTGATCGGCGCCCTGCTGGGCGTCGTGGAGGAGATCCCCCGGGGCACCCGGGACCTGGGGCTGTACACCGCGGCCCAGACCTACCTCCAGCTCATGCGCGTCAAGGAGGACGCCGGCATCGAGCGCGCGACCCTCAATTCCGCCCTCACGGCCGGACGCTTCCAGGAGGGCCTCTTCCAGCGCTTCGCCACCCTCGTGGGCCAGCAGACCGCGGGCCTCCTCACCGTGCGGACCCTGGCGGATCCCGGCCAGCAGGCCTACCTGGACACCTGCCTCGCCGGGTCCTTCGCCGCCGAGGTGGCACGGTACCGCGCCCTGGCCTTCGCCGGCGGCGCCCTGGGCGGACCCGGCGCGGATCCCGCCCGCTGGTTCAGCGCGGCCACGGCGCGCATCGACGCGCTCAAGGCGGTGGAGGACCGCCTGGGCGCCGACCTCCGGACCCGGGTCCAGGCCGCCCGTGCCCAGGCCTTCCAGCAGCTGGCCCTGGCGGTGGGCATCATGGTCCTGGCCCTCGGCCTGTCCGTGGTCCTGGCGGCCCGCTTCGCCCGGGACATCGTGCGGCCCCTCGCCGTCTGCGACGCCGCCCTCCAGCGCCTTTCCGCGGGGGACATCCCCCCGCGGGTGGAGGCGACCTTCTACGGCGAATTCGAGGAGATGCGGGGCAACCTGAACCGCTGCATCGACGCCGTCAACGCCCTCGTGCGGGACGCCGGCATGCTCAGCCGGGCCGGCGTGGAGGGGCGCCTTTCGGCCCGGGCGGACGTCCAGGGCCACCAGGGGGATTTCCGCCGCATCGTCCAGGGCGTCAACGACTGCCTGGACGCCTTCCTCGGCCCCCTGGACGTGGCGGCCCGGTATGTGGACCGCATCTCCAAGGGGGACGTGCCCCCGCGCATCACCCAGGACTACCCCGGCGATTTCGCCGCCCTGCGGGACAGCCTGAACCGCTGCATCGACGCCGTCCAGGCCCTCGTCGAGGACGCGGGCACCCTGAGCCGGGCCGGGGTCGAAGGCCGCCTGTCGGTCCGGGCCGACGCCCAACGGCACCAGGGGGACTTCCGGCGCATCGTCCAGGGGGTCAACGATTGCCTGGACGCGGTCATCGGTCCGCTCCACGTGGCCGCGGCCACCGTCGGCCGCCTTTCCCGCGGGGAGATCCCCCCGCCCATCACCGCCGACTACCGGGGCGACTTCAACGACATCAAGGACAACCTCAACACCTGCGTGGCCTCCATCGCCCTCCTGGTGACGGAGATGGAGCGCATCATCGCCGCGGCCCGGGAGGGCCGCCTCCAGGTGCGGGCCGAGCCCGGGGACCTGGCCGGCGCCTATCGGGGCCTGCTCCTGGGCCTCAACGCCACCCTCGACGCCGTGGTGGAACCCATCCAGGACGTGATCCGGGTCGTCGGGGCCCTCCAGGGGGGCGACCTGACCCAGCGGGTGGAGGGCGCCTACCTGGGCGACTACCGGGGCCTCAGCGAGGCCATGAACCAGTCCATCGCCCGCTTGGCGGACACCCTCCAGGAGATCGCCCGGGCCTCCCACACCCTGGCCGCCGCCTCCGAGGAACTCTCCACCAGCGCCGCCGTCATCGCCGGCAACGCCGAGGAGCTGCTGGCCCAGGCCGACCGGGCCTCCGCCGGCGTCCGGGAGGCCAGCACCGGTGTGAAGGATCTGGCCGGCGGCGTGGAGGCCATCCGGGAGCAGGCCGACGGCGTGGCCACGGGGGCCGAACAGGTCAACAGCCGCCTGGATTCCGCCGGGGCCGCGGTGGAGGAGATGAGCGTGAGCCTCGCCACCGTGGACGGCTCGGTCCGCCGCATCTCCGAGCACATGAACGCCATTTCCGACTCCACGGGGACCATGACCGGGGCCGTGGACTCGGTGGCCTCCGCCATCCGGGAGATGGAGGCGAGCCTCCAGGCCGTGGCCGGCAACGCCGCGTCCGCCGCCGGCATCGCCGCCGAAGCCACCGGGGCCGCCGAAACCGCCGCCGGCCAAATGGCCCGCCTTGGCGACCATGCCCGGCAGGTCGGCTCCGTCGTCGACCTGATCAAGGGCATCGCCGACCAGACGAACCTCCTGGCCCTCAACGCCACCATCGAGGCCGCCAGCGCCGGGGAGGCCGGCCGCGGCTTCGCCGTGGTGGCCGGGGAGGTGAAGGCCCTGGCCAAGCAGACCGCCCAGGCCACCGACGAGGTGGGCACCCGCATCGCCGCCATCCAGGAGAGCACCGACAGGGCCGTCCAGGCCATCGGCGACGTGGTCCGGGTGATCGAGCGCATCGCCGGGATTTCCGGCAGCATCGCCTCGGCCGTGGAGGAGCAGCACACCAGCACGGCCATCATCGCCCGCAACGTGGGCCAGGCCGCGGGCAGCGCCGGCCAGGTGGCCCGCAGCGTCACCGACGTGGCCGAGGGGGCCCGGGCGGTCAGCCACAACCTGCGGGAGGTGACCCTGGGGGCCCAGGAGCTGAGCCGGAACCTCCAGGACGCGGTCCTGGGCGTGCGGGGGATCGCCGGGCGCATGCGGGCCCTGGCCGGCGGCACCGCCAGCATGGCCACCAGCGGCCAGGGCGCTTCGGCGGCCGTCGCCGACGTGGCCGGCAGCGTGGGGGTGGTGCGGAGCTCGTCCCAGGCCTCGGCCCGGGGCGTGGCCGAGATCCGCAACGCCTCCAACGACCTGGCCCGGCTCGCGGAGACCTTGCGGGCCTCCGTCAGCCGGTTCCGCCTGGAAGGGGCCTGA
- a CDS encoding C40 family peptidase, with the protein MRPRPIAALAGLLLLACAGPRTAAPRVEPARPAPEPRPAPLARVGWTIQAGAFARVENASRLAETLQARGLDAVYYAGGGFYRVRFGDFPTREAARARAEALKAAGTIQTYYLVAPEEPVVAPAPPRDARGLRTNLAETARSYLGVPYLWGGTTSRGFDCSGLAMAVYRLNGLKLPRSSREQYEAGVRVDTDRLRPGDLVFFATGARGEVSHVGIYVGDDTFIHAPSRGRRISRDRLSDPYYRDRFLGARSFIA; encoded by the coding sequence ATGCGCCCACGCCCCATCGCCGCCCTCGCCGGCCTCCTGCTGCTGGCCTGCGCCGGGCCGCGGACGGCGGCGCCGCGGGTGGAGCCGGCGCGCCCAGCCCCCGAGCCCCGTCCCGCGCCCCTGGCCCGCGTGGGCTGGACGATCCAGGCCGGCGCCTTCGCCCGGGTGGAGAACGCCTCCCGCCTCGCGGAGACCCTCCAGGCGCGGGGCCTGGACGCGGTCTACTACGCCGGCGGCGGGTTCTACCGGGTGCGCTTCGGCGACTTCCCCACCCGGGAGGCCGCCCGCGCCCGGGCCGAGGCCCTGAAGGCCGCGGGCACCATCCAGACCTACTACCTGGTGGCGCCGGAGGAGCCCGTCGTCGCGCCGGCGCCCCCCCGCGACGCCCGGGGCCTGCGGACCAACCTCGCCGAGACCGCCCGCAGCTACCTGGGCGTCCCCTACCTGTGGGGGGGCACCACGAGCCGGGGCTTCGACTGCAGCGGCCTGGCCATGGCGGTGTACCGCCTCAACGGCCTGAAGCTGCCCCGCAGCAGCCGGGAGCAGTACGAGGCCGGCGTCCGCGTCGACACGGACCGCCTCCGCCCCGGCGACCTCGTGTTCTTCGCCACCGGCGCCCGGGGCGAGGTCTCCCACGTGGGCATCTACGTGGGCGATGACACATTCATCCACGCCCCCAGCCGCGGCCGCCGCATCAGCCGGGACCGCCTCAGCGACCCCTACTACCGGGACCGGTTCCTGGGCGCCCGGAGCTTCATCGCCTGA
- a CDS encoding ABC transporter permease — MLFRQFIIEWKLFSRDRAAMFWTFAFPVLMLLGFGTIFRSGSTPTLTLVVSGQAAERSAGVLKALERTPVKPLLLSDAEAQARWRKGDTAAQLEEGPAGPRLKVNTYLVSQGQVTAQIVQQANLALQVVRSGQEPQFLPVAMESPGNAHAANYAAFLLPGLLGVNLMSTGLFSVGMVNVSYREKGKFRRLAVTPLPKWVFLAGQVLHRLTVVLLQVLVMLAVGRLVFGIANQGSYALLGLLLVLGTACFMSMGFALAGFARTSEGYGALSNVVFLPMMFLSGVYFTLDAAPRWMQQAVVALPLSPYLKALRAVFNDGAGLAGHGLELALVGVWTALCFGVALRKFSWA, encoded by the coding sequence ATGCTCTTCCGCCAGTTCATCATCGAATGGAAGCTGTTCTCCCGGGACCGGGCGGCCATGTTCTGGACCTTCGCCTTCCCCGTGCTGATGCTCCTCGGCTTCGGGACGATCTTCCGGTCCGGGTCCACCCCCACCCTCACCCTGGTGGTGTCGGGCCAGGCGGCGGAGCGTTCCGCGGGCGTGCTCAAGGCCCTGGAGCGGACCCCCGTGAAGCCCCTCCTGCTCTCCGACGCCGAGGCCCAGGCCCGCTGGCGGAAGGGCGACACCGCCGCCCAGCTCGAGGAGGGCCCCGCGGGCCCCCGCCTCAAGGTGAACACCTACCTCGTCTCCCAGGGCCAGGTCACCGCCCAGATCGTGCAGCAGGCCAACCTCGCCCTGCAGGTGGTCCGGAGCGGCCAGGAGCCCCAGTTCCTCCCCGTGGCCATGGAGAGCCCCGGGAACGCCCACGCCGCCAACTACGCCGCCTTCCTCCTGCCGGGGCTCCTGGGGGTGAACCTCATGAGCACGGGTCTCTTCAGCGTGGGGATGGTCAACGTCTCCTATCGGGAGAAGGGCAAGTTCCGGCGCCTGGCGGTGACGCCCCTGCCCAAGTGGGTCTTCCTGGCGGGCCAGGTGCTGCACCGGCTCACCGTGGTGCTGCTCCAGGTGCTGGTGATGCTGGCCGTGGGCCGCCTGGTCTTCGGCATCGCCAACCAGGGTTCGTACGCCCTCCTGGGCCTGCTCCTGGTCCTGGGCACCGCCTGCTTCATGTCCATGGGCTTCGCCCTGGCCGGCTTCGCCCGGACCAGCGAGGGCTACGGCGCGCTGTCCAACGTGGTCTTCCTGCCCATGATGTTCCTGTCCGGCGTCTACTTCACCCTGGACGCGGCGCCGCGCTGGATGCAGCAGGCGGTGGTCGCCCTGCCCCTCTCCCCCTACCTGAAGGCCCTCCGGGCCGTCTTCAACGACGGCGCCGGCCTGGCCGGACACGGGCTGGAACTGGCGCTGGTGGGCGTCTGGACAGCCCTCTGCTTTGGCGTGGCCCTCCGGAAGTTCAGCTGGGCCTGA
- a CDS encoding ABC transporter ATP-binding protein, whose translation MTETPALEVRQLRKRYPKVTAVDGVDLEVARGEVFGLLGPNGAGKTTTLEVIEGLTPPDEGEIRVLGLDLRRQGREIRSRIGVQLQSTSLFNKITPREALDLYGSYYPRSRGSAELLELVQLTDKADAYHVTLSGGQMQRLALALALVNEPELVFLDEPTTGLDPQARRSLWDVVRRIRAEGRTVILTTHYMDEAEVLCDRLAIMDHGRILRTGSPMGLIQDLGIPSVVELAFAGAAPDPAGFEAGPGLQVSVRGDLWEIPTSDPKASLPAILEAAERRAVPYQQIHVRRATLEDVFLHLTGRSLRD comes from the coding sequence ATGACAGAGACCCCCGCCCTCGAGGTCCGACAGCTCAGGAAGCGCTACCCGAAGGTCACCGCCGTCGACGGCGTGGACCTGGAGGTCGCCCGCGGGGAGGTCTTCGGCCTCCTCGGCCCCAACGGGGCGGGCAAGACCACCACCCTCGAGGTCATCGAGGGCCTGACGCCCCCCGACGAGGGGGAGATCCGGGTGCTGGGGCTGGACCTGCGCCGGCAGGGCCGGGAGATCCGCTCCCGCATCGGCGTGCAGCTCCAGAGCACGAGCCTCTTCAACAAGATCACCCCCCGGGAGGCCCTGGACCTCTACGGCAGCTACTATCCCCGGAGCCGCGGGTCCGCGGAGCTCCTGGAGCTCGTCCAGCTCACGGACAAGGCCGACGCCTACCACGTCACCCTCTCGGGCGGACAGATGCAGCGCCTGGCCCTGGCCCTCGCCCTCGTGAACGAGCCCGAGCTCGTCTTCCTGGACGAGCCCACCACGGGCCTGGACCCCCAGGCCCGCCGGAGCCTCTGGGACGTGGTCCGCCGCATCCGCGCCGAGGGGCGCACCGTCATCCTCACCACCCACTACATGGACGAGGCCGAGGTCCTGTGCGACCGGCTCGCCATCATGGACCACGGCCGCATCCTGCGGACGGGAAGCCCCATGGGCCTCATCCAGGACCTGGGCATCCCCAGCGTGGTGGAGCTGGCCTTCGCCGGGGCCGCGCCGGACCCCGCGGGCTTCGAGGCGGGACCCGGGCTCCAGGTGTCGGTCCGGGGCGACCTGTGGGAGATCCCCACCTCGGACCCCAAGGCCTCGCTGCCGGCGATCCTGGAGGCCGCGGAGCGCCGCGCCGTCCCCTACCAGCAGATCCACGTCCGCCGGGCCACGCTCGAGGACGTCTTCCTCCACCTGACGGGTCGCAGCCTGCGCGACTAG
- a CDS encoding VOC family protein translates to MPQNPVCWFEIYVQDMPRARAFYEGVLQVKLEPLPGGLADYYTFPSDMAQPGTSGAICRMEGVPSGGNGTLVYFSCRDAAVEAGRVEAFGGKIFKPKFSIGEFGFIALAQDPDGNMFGLHSLA, encoded by the coding sequence ATGCCCCAGAATCCGGTCTGCTGGTTCGAGATCTACGTGCAGGACATGCCCCGGGCCCGGGCCTTCTACGAGGGCGTGCTCCAGGTGAAGCTGGAGCCCCTTCCCGGCGGGCTCGCGGACTACTACACCTTCCCCTCCGACATGGCCCAGCCCGGCACGTCCGGGGCCATCTGCCGCATGGAGGGCGTGCCTTCCGGCGGGAACGGGACCCTGGTCTATTTCTCCTGCCGCGACGCCGCCGTGGAGGCGGGCCGGGTGGAGGCCTTCGGCGGCAAGATCTTCAAGCCCAAGTTCTCCATCGGCGAATTCGGCTTCATCGCCCTGGCCCAGGATCCGGACGGGAACATGTTCGGCCTGCACTCCCTGGCCTGA
- a CDS encoding 4-(cytidine 5'-diphospho)-2-C-methyl-D-erythritol kinase: MRATAWAKLNRFLAVLGRFPDGFHELELVTTVLEGVEDLRDDLDAETADRFSLELEGPAAAGLRADDSNLVVRAWRLLEREAGRELPARLRLVKRIPAGGGLGGGSSDAAAALRLGRDLHGLELSDAVLLRLAAELGSDVPLFLLGGTVLGLGRGERVYPLRPVPLEPILLVHPGLHVATPSVYKSISQVGYPFPSACPSLLGGEAPPWRNDLTGAAIFACPALSEVKAALVGTGGDPLLCGSGSCWAARYATPMARDAARALLSGTRSDWTFWAV, translated from the coding sequence ATGCGCGCGACGGCCTGGGCCAAGCTGAACCGGTTCCTGGCGGTCCTGGGCCGGTTCCCGGACGGGTTCCACGAGCTGGAGCTCGTGACCACGGTCCTGGAAGGCGTCGAGGACCTGCGGGACGACCTGGACGCGGAGACCGCCGACCGGTTCTCCCTGGAGCTGGAAGGGCCCGCCGCCGCGGGCCTGAGGGCCGACGACAGCAACCTGGTGGTCCGGGCCTGGCGCCTCCTGGAGCGCGAGGCCGGCCGGGAGCTTCCCGCGCGGCTCCGCCTCGTGAAGCGCATCCCCGCCGGGGGCGGGCTCGGCGGCGGTTCCAGCGACGCGGCCGCGGCGCTGCGCCTGGGCCGGGACCTCCACGGGCTGGAGCTCTCCGACGCCGTCCTCCTGCGGCTCGCCGCGGAGCTGGGCAGCGACGTCCCCCTCTTCCTCCTGGGCGGGACGGTCCTGGGCCTGGGCCGGGGCGAGCGGGTCTACCCCCTGCGCCCGGTGCCCCTCGAACCCATCCTCCTCGTCCATCCCGGCCTGCACGTGGCCACCCCCAGCGTCTACAAGTCCATCTCCCAGGTGGGCTACCCCTTCCCCTCGGCCTGCCCGAGCCTCCTGGGCGGGGAGGCCCCCCCCTGGCGCAACGACCTCACCGGCGCGGCGATCTTCGCCTGCCCCGCCCTGTCCGAGGTCAAGGCCGCCCTGGTGGGCACCGGCGGCGACCCCCTCCTGTGCGGCTCCGGGAGCTGCTGGGCGGCGCGCTACGCCACCCCCATGGCCCGGGACGCGGCCCGGGCCCTGCTGTCCGGCACCCGTTCCGATTGGACGTTCTGGGCGGTCTGA
- the map gene encoding type I methionyl aminopeptidase — protein sequence MTLGFYRLRVNYVLEAKLPIREQIRYKSRKEIEKLREAGRLAANALRVAARAAKPGVSLLELDKLAELYIRKNGGVPNFKGYHGFPATLCTSVNDRVVHGIPSSYVLRDGDIIAIDCGAKLDGFHGDTCLSVGVGTITEEARRLLQANQLAMFKGIEYCRVGYRLGDMATAVQTFGEGLGYSIVREYIGHGLGRELHEDPQVVYADVRPGTGFRMEVGMTITIEPIFNMGSHRCVVEPDGWTVRTADGSLSAQFEHAVAITKDGPLILSTPDPEFELEDGF from the coding sequence ATGACCCTGGGATTCTATCGCCTTCGGGTAAACTATGTCCTGGAGGCGAAATTGCCCATCCGAGAACAGATACGCTACAAATCCAGGAAGGAGATCGAGAAGCTCCGTGAGGCCGGCCGTTTGGCCGCAAATGCGCTGCGGGTCGCCGCCCGGGCTGCCAAGCCGGGCGTCTCCCTTCTCGAACTCGACAAGCTGGCCGAGCTCTACATCCGCAAGAACGGCGGCGTCCCCAACTTCAAGGGGTACCACGGCTTCCCGGCCACCCTCTGCACGTCCGTGAACGACCGGGTGGTGCACGGGATCCCCTCCAGCTACGTCCTGCGGGACGGCGACATCATCGCCATCGACTGCGGGGCCAAGCTGGACGGCTTCCACGGCGACACCTGCCTCTCCGTGGGGGTCGGCACGATCACGGAGGAGGCCCGGCGCCTGCTCCAGGCCAACCAGCTCGCCATGTTCAAGGGCATCGAGTACTGCCGGGTCGGGTACCGCCTGGGCGACATGGCCACGGCCGTGCAGACCTTCGGCGAGGGCCTGGGCTACAGCATCGTCCGGGAGTACATCGGACACGGCCTCGGCCGCGAGCTCCACGAGGATCCGCAGGTGGTCTACGCCGACGTGCGCCCCGGCACCGGGTTCCGCATGGAGGTGGGCATGACCATCACCATCGAGCCCATCTTCAACATGGGGAGCCACCGCTGCGTGGTGGAGCCCGACGGCTGGACGGTGCGCACCGCCGACGGCAGCCTCTCGGCCCAGTTCGAGCACGCCGTGGCCATCACCAAGGACGGCCCCCTGATCCTGAGCACGCCCGACCCCGAGTTCGAGCTCGAGGACGGCTTCTGA
- a CDS encoding GNAT family N-acetyltransferase, producing MGPECFPRAVTLRDGTAVTLQPLKPGDMADLQAFYRGLPEEERMVLKDDVTTPEWAMRFMQRLGTGEVISLVAVKGGHIVGEGTLYRTFNGWMRHVGELRLACHRDLRRKGLGTVLASTLVKLATDLGIEKLIVQVVENQLGARKTFEKLGFHKEAVLPHHVMDLGGIKRDLLVMANDVSLIWAAMEAINQDTPLFLGE from the coding sequence ATGGGTCCCGAGTGCTTCCCCCGCGCCGTCACCCTGCGTGACGGCACCGCCGTCACCCTCCAGCCCCTGAAGCCCGGCGATATGGCCGACCTCCAGGCCTTCTACCGCGGCCTCCCCGAGGAGGAGCGGATGGTCCTGAAGGACGACGTCACCACCCCCGAGTGGGCGATGCGGTTCATGCAGCGCCTGGGCACGGGCGAGGTGATCAGCCTGGTGGCCGTCAAGGGCGGCCACATCGTGGGCGAAGGGACCCTCTACCGCACCTTCAACGGCTGGATGCGCCACGTGGGCGAGCTGCGCCTCGCCTGCCACCGGGACCTCCGCCGGAAGGGCCTGGGCACCGTCCTCGCCAGCACCCTGGTGAAGCTCGCCACGGACCTGGGCATCGAGAAGCTCATCGTCCAGGTGGTCGAGAACCAGCTCGGGGCCCGGAAGACGTTCGAGAAGCTCGGCTTCCACAAGGAGGCGGTGCTGCCCCACCACGTCATGGACCTGGGGGGCATCAAGCGCGACCTGCTCGTCATGGCCAACGACGTGTCCCTCATCTGGGCCGCCATGGAGGCCATCAACCAGGACACCCCCCTCTTCCTGGGGGAGTGA
- a CDS encoding 2-oxoacid:acceptor oxidoreductase family protein, whose translation MAKTEIRVGGLGGQGVILCGSIIGKAAAIHGGKQATLIQAFGPEARGSACSAQVTVSDEVIGYPYVKNPDILVLMSQDAYNQFVPKLKPGGMVLYEAELVNPDGRLPEGARAMGVPATRFAEELGRRLVLNIVMVGFFAGVTGLVPFEAVEKAVLDSVPRGTEDLNLKALRKGYEYGREQAAAGKG comes from the coding sequence ATGGCGAAGACTGAAATCCGCGTCGGCGGCCTGGGCGGCCAGGGCGTCATCCTCTGCGGCTCCATCATCGGCAAGGCCGCGGCCATCCACGGCGGCAAGCAGGCCACCCTGATCCAGGCCTTCGGTCCCGAGGCGCGCGGCTCCGCGTGCAGCGCGCAGGTGACGGTCTCGGACGAGGTGATCGGGTACCCCTACGTCAAGAACCCCGACATCCTGGTCCTCATGAGCCAGGACGCCTACAACCAGTTCGTGCCGAAGCTCAAGCCCGGCGGCATGGTCCTCTACGAGGCCGAGCTCGTGAACCCCGACGGCCGCCTTCCCGAAGGCGCCCGGGCCATGGGCGTGCCCGCCACCCGCTTCGCCGAGGAGCTGGGCCGCCGCCTCGTCCTCAACATCGTCATGGTCGGCTTCTTCGCGGGCGTCACGGGCCTGGTGCCCTTCGAGGCCGTCGAGAAGGCCGTGCTGGATTCCGTGCCCCGCGGCACCGAGGACCTGAACCTCAAGGCCCTGCGCAAGGGCTACGAATACGGCCGCGAGCAGGCCGCGGCCGGAAAGGGGTGA
- a CDS encoding 2-oxoacid:ferredoxin oxidoreductase subunit beta, whose amino-acid sequence MTLLMDPSSEELEYGMDNPVLPFLRKDRIPHIWCPGCGIGTSLNSFCRALADSGMDMDQIAIVSGIGCTGRTAGYLNLDSFHTTHGRAIPFATGLKLANPNLKVVVYSGDGDLTAIGGNHFMHAARRNMDLMVVCVNNFTYGMTGGQVAPTTPLGPTQTTMPYGNFENGFNLPFLADACGAVYVARWTVYHVRQLAKAMKEGLQKKGFVFIEVMAPCPTLYSRRNRLGDGVDQVKYYKERSQIKNGAETKDVGLTFQGDIVVGKFVDRERPTWLDSMNEHFGKVLGDKFQTYGG is encoded by the coding sequence ATGACCCTTCTGATGGATCCCTCCTCCGAGGAGCTCGAATACGGGATGGACAACCCGGTCCTGCCCTTCCTGCGCAAGGACCGCATCCCCCACATCTGGTGCCCCGGCTGCGGCATCGGCACCTCCCTCAACAGCTTCTGCCGGGCCCTCGCCGACTCCGGCATGGACATGGACCAGATCGCCATCGTCAGCGGCATCGGCTGCACGGGGCGCACGGCGGGCTACCTGAACCTGGACAGCTTCCACACCACCCACGGCCGGGCCATTCCCTTTGCCACGGGCCTGAAGCTGGCCAACCCCAACCTCAAGGTGGTCGTCTACTCCGGCGACGGCGACCTCACCGCCATCGGCGGCAACCACTTCATGCACGCCGCGCGGCGCAACATGGACCTCATGGTCGTCTGCGTGAACAACTTCACGTACGGCATGACCGGCGGCCAGGTGGCCCCGACCACGCCCCTGGGCCCCACCCAGACCACGATGCCCTACGGCAATTTCGAGAACGGGTTCAACCTGCCGTTCCTGGCCGACGCCTGCGGCGCGGTCTACGTGGCCCGCTGGACGGTCTACCACGTGCGGCAGCTGGCCAAGGCCATGAAGGAGGGCCTCCAGAAGAAGGGCTTCGTCTTCATCGAGGTGATGGCGCCCTGCCCCACCCTCTACTCCCGCCGCAACCGCCTGGGCGACGGCGTGGACCAGGTGAAGTACTACAAGGAGCGCTCCCAGATCAAGAACGGCGCCGAGACCAAGGACGTCGGGCTCACCTTCCAGGGCGACATCGTGGTCGGCAAGTTCGTGGACCGCGAACGCCCCACCTGGCTGGACTCCATGAACGAACATTTCGGCAAGGTCCTGGGCGACAAGTTCCAGACCTACGGAGGCTGA